From one Anoplolepis gracilipes chromosome 8, ASM4749672v1, whole genome shotgun sequence genomic stretch:
- the LOC140668605 gene encoding mitochondrial import inner membrane translocase subunit Tim17-B: MEEYAREPCPWRIVDDCGGAFTMGVIGGAIFQSIKGFRNAPSGWKQRFTGSVVAIRQRAPIIAGNFAVWGGMFSTIDCTLVHFRGGKEDPYNSIISGAATGGILAARNGLPAMVGSAIIGGVLLALIEGVGICFTRLSAEQFKPPSLVEDQSQFGPPPQGYPS, from the coding sequence ATGGAAGAATATGCAAGAGAACCATGTCCCTGGCGAATAGTGGACGACTGCGGTGGTGCTTTCACAATGGGTGTCATAGGTGGAGCGATCTTTCAAAGTATCAAAGGTTTCCGCAATGCGCCAAGTGGATGGAAGCAGCGTTTTACAGGCAGTGTTGTGGCGATCAGACAACGAGCACCCATAATTGCTGGAAATTTTGCTGTATGGGGTGGAATGTTTTCCACAATTGATTGCACGCTAGTCCACTTTAGAGGAGGAAAGGAAGATccttataattctattattagcGGGGCTGCAACTGGTGGAATTTTAGCCGCAAGAAATGGGTTACCAGCAATGGTAGGCAGTGCAATTATTGGTGGAGTGTTGTTGGCTTTGATAGAAGGCGTAGGAATTTGCTTTACACGTCTCTCTGCCGAACAGTTTAAACCTCCGTCACTAGTTGAAGATCAATCGCAATTCGGCCCACCTCCACAGGGCTATCCGTCATAA